A region of Kribbella sp. NBC_01245 DNA encodes the following proteins:
- a CDS encoding DUF1996 domain-containing protein, protein MRKLIAVVALVALTACSNQGSQHVDHSAHGGAPDPEQAAAMVAQQQAPVRGSEFRAECRSSHRAGDDPIVFPGQSGGSHIHEFFGNRTTNANSTLQSLRLGGTNCDPVADKSAYWVPTLYKNGQPVAPERVTIYYQGITENTKAVAYPQGLRYVIGNALATSPDQNPAARWSCVGQTPSSRDFLNCPAGTKLENYLDFPTCWDGSRLDSPNHKDHMAFAIGSTCPASHPVVVPRLEFLITYPVNGTGLTLAGTRNGTNVLTAPGYTFHGDFLNVWDPAELERRVSGCIRAGYVCGTDGNPIQQ, encoded by the coding sequence ATGCGGAAGCTCATAGCGGTAGTAGCGCTGGTAGCCCTCACAGCCTGCTCAAACCAAGGCAGCCAGCATGTAGACCACAGCGCTCACGGCGGCGCTCCTGACCCGGAACAAGCGGCAGCGATGGTCGCCCAGCAACAGGCACCTGTACGCGGCTCAGAGTTCCGTGCCGAATGCAGAAGCAGTCACCGAGCCGGAGACGACCCCATCGTCTTCCCAGGCCAGTCTGGCGGATCACACATCCACGAGTTCTTCGGTAACCGCACCACCAACGCCAACTCGACACTGCAGTCCCTGCGCCTCGGTGGCACCAACTGCGACCCGGTGGCGGACAAGTCGGCCTACTGGGTCCCCACCCTCTACAAGAACGGCCAACCCGTAGCACCCGAGCGAGTGACCATCTACTACCAAGGCATCACCGAGAATACGAAGGCCGTCGCCTACCCACAGGGCCTCCGTTACGTCATAGGCAATGCCCTGGCCACCAGTCCGGACCAGAACCCCGCAGCCCGCTGGTCCTGCGTAGGTCAGACCCCGTCGAGTCGGGACTTCCTGAACTGTCCGGCCGGCACCAAGCTCGAGAACTACCTGGACTTCCCGACGTGCTGGGATGGCTCCAGGCTCGACTCCCCGAACCACAAGGACCACATGGCGTTCGCGATCGGTAGTACGTGCCCGGCCAGCCACCCGGTTGTCGTACCGCGTCTGGAGTTCCTGATCACGTATCCGGTCAATGGGACGGGCCTGACGCTTGCAGGCACTCGTAACGGGACCAACGTCCTCACGGCACCCGGCTACACCTTCCACGGCGACTTCCTGAACGTGTGGGATCCCGCCGAGCTGGAACGTCGCGTCAGCGGCTGTATCCGGGCCGGCTACGTCTGCGGCACGGACGGCAACCCCATCCAGCAGTAG
- a CDS encoding cyanophycinase — protein MSEQHGERQVAGRGALFAIGGAEDKLKKRMVLQEFVDAAGGSEARIVVVPTASALGPDVVDVYSALFSALGAKQVVGVRPETREDAEDPAFVEPLHTATGIFMTGGNQLKLSGVVSGTAFGKAVTDAHARGATVGGTSAGASILAEHMIAFGRAGATPRQRMSQLASGLGLVQGAIVDQHFAQRNRYGRLLSLVAQSPGLLGIGVDEDTAAVVHGDHLEVVGRGAVTIFDGSHITTNAHHAKRSETLLASGVVLHVLPAGATFNLKARALVSYGGQPPAEELEEIERAEADLRALAAEIAADGVSPAYYAERKRRAASRRPKKAAEIVVPEDNPPKIDSGSA, from the coding sequence ATGTCTGAACAGCATGGCGAGAGACAGGTGGCGGGCCGGGGGGCCCTGTTTGCGATCGGTGGCGCGGAGGACAAGCTCAAGAAGCGGATGGTCCTCCAGGAGTTCGTCGACGCCGCAGGTGGCTCTGAGGCCCGCATCGTGGTGGTACCGACAGCGTCGGCTCTAGGGCCCGACGTGGTCGACGTGTACTCCGCGCTCTTCTCGGCGCTTGGCGCGAAGCAGGTCGTCGGAGTGCGTCCCGAGACTCGTGAGGACGCAGAGGACCCGGCGTTCGTCGAGCCCTTGCACACGGCCACTGGCATCTTCATGACCGGTGGTAACCAGCTCAAGCTGTCCGGCGTCGTCTCCGGTACGGCGTTCGGCAAGGCCGTCACCGACGCGCACGCCCGTGGCGCCACAGTCGGTGGTACGTCGGCCGGCGCGAGCATTCTCGCCGAGCACATGATCGCGTTCGGCCGCGCGGGCGCCACCCCGCGGCAGCGGATGAGCCAGCTCGCGAGCGGCCTCGGCCTGGTCCAGGGCGCGATCGTCGACCAGCACTTCGCCCAGCGAAACCGGTACGGCCGACTGCTCTCCCTGGTGGCGCAGTCCCCCGGGCTGCTCGGCATCGGCGTCGACGAGGACACGGCCGCCGTCGTCCATGGCGATCACCTCGAGGTCGTCGGCCGAGGTGCCGTCACGATCTTCGATGGCAGCCACATCACCACCAACGCCCACCACGCGAAGCGTTCCGAGACCCTGCTGGCGTCGGGCGTCGTACTGCACGTCCTGCCGGCCGGCGCGACGTTCAACCTCAAGGCCCGGGCACTCGTGTCGTACGGCGGTCAGCCCCCGGCCGAAGAGCTCGAGGAGATCGAGCGGGCCGAGGCCGACCTCAGGGCGCTCGCGGCCGAGATCGCGGCGGACGGCGTCTCCCCGGCGTACTACGCCGAGCGCAAGCGCCGTGCGGCCAGTCGCAGGCCGAAGAAGGCCGCCGAGATCGTCGTACCGGAAGACAACCCTCCAAAAATAGACAGTGGGAGCGCATGA